In Papaver somniferum cultivar HN1 chromosome 1, ASM357369v1, whole genome shotgun sequence, a genomic segment contains:
- the LOC113362657 gene encoding subtilisin-like protease SBT4.4: MACPHATRAAAYVKTYHPDWSPSAIKSALMTTAFAINNTKNSDAEFAYGSGQIDPVKALNPGLVYDAHADDYVQYLCGMGYDSSKVKLITNSTCPGGRTTPHQPRNLNYPSFGAHVEEGKKINLKFTRTVTNVDTTSSTYKMKITSDDRITVAVEPQVLSFKSLNEKQSFVVSVVGDGLGFDEMATASLVWSDEVHNLRSPIVVYSQSIL, from the coding sequence atggCGTGCCCTCATGCAACAAGAGCAGCAGCTTACGTTAAAACATACCATCCAGATTGGTCTCCTTCTGCTATAAAGTCTGCTCTTATGACCACTGCTTTCGCTATTAACAATACGAAAAATTCTGATGCTGAATTTGCTTATGGGTCTGGTCAAATTGATCCGGTGAAGGCTCTAAATCCTGGTCTAGTTTATGATGCACATGCAGATGACTACGTCCAATATTTATGTGGTATGGGTTACGACTCGTCCAAAGTGAAGCTCATTACAAACAGTACCTGTCCCGGCGGAAGAACTACACCCCATCAACCTAGGAATCTGAATTATCCTTCATTTGGTGCTCATGTCGAAGAGGGAAAAAAGATCAACTTAAAGTTTACAAGAACTGTGACCAACGTAGACACCACAAGTTCAACGTATAAGATGAAGATTACATCGGATGACAGAATTACGGTTGCAGTGGAACCTCAAGTTCTTTCTTTCAAGTCATTGAACGAAAAACAGTCTTTTGTTGTAAGTGTTGTTGGAGATGGATTGGGTTTTGATGAAATGGCAACTGCATCACTGGTGTGGTCTGATGAGGTTCACAATTTGAGAAGTCCTATTGTTGTATATTCACAGTCTATACTCTAA
- the LOC113362641 gene encoding subtilisin-like protease SBT4.6, producing the protein MGDLPSESEYTPMSHHQNILQDILDGNSVQDTLVHSYKRSFNGFSAKLTEKEVEKLSGMDGIVSIFPNRIYQLQTTRSWDFIGLPEDVKRMPTVESDTIIGLLDTGIWPESESFSDVGFGPPPKKWKGVCDGGHNFTCNNKLIGARYYNHTPGNIESARDTQGHGTHTSSTAAGNIVKGAGFYEIAKGNARGAVPSARIAAYKVCFAMGCTSDAILAGFDDAISDGVDILSVSLGGTEPASFETDPVAIGSFHAMKKGVLTSHSAGNSGPQSQTVSSNAPWLLTVAASSTDRRVIDKIVLGNGKTIQGLGVNGFKLPGNRFPLLHGYNVSTICTPLTATACDKGCLDKDLVKGKIVICDTHIASEPFTSGALGTILISDPAHTRFDVSSVYPLPAALINTTNGDLLKSYFRSTRILLVLTSFINFNRNPIATILRTESIKDFEAPVVASFSSRGPNQISPDIIKPDISAPGVNILAAYSPVASPSDTVGDTRSVKYNIISGTSMACPHATGAAAYVKTHHPDWSPSAIKSALMTTAFAMNNTKNSGAEFAYGSGQIDPVKALNPGLVYDAHADDYVQYLCGMGYDSSKVKLITNSTCPGGRTTPDQPRNLNYPSFGAHVEEGKKINLKFTRTVTNVDTTSSTYKVKITSDDRITVAVEPQVLSFKSLNENKSFVVTVVGDAFGPDEMATASLVWSDEGHIVRSPIVVYSQAIL; encoded by the exons ATGGGTGACCTTCCATCTGAGAGTGAATATACTCCAATGTCTCACCACCAAAATATTCTTCAAGATATTCTAGATGGAAA TTCAGTGCAGGACACATTAGTTCACAGTTACAAAAGGAGCTTTAATGGATTTTCCGCAAAACTCACTGAAAAAGAAGTTGAAAAGCTCTCTG GTATGGATGGAATAGTATCAATCTTTCCAAATCGAATCTATCAACTTCAAACTACTAGGTCTTGGGATTTTATAGGACTTCCTGAGGATGTGAAACGAATGCCTACCGTTGAAAGTGACACCATAATTGGTCTTCTCGATACTGGGATATGGCCAGAGTCGGAAAGTTTCTCTGATGTTGGTTTTGGTCCTCCTCCTAAGAAGTGGAAGGGTGTCTGTGATGGTGGTCACAATTTTACCTGCAACAA CAAGCTCATTGGGGCAAGATATTATAATCACACACCAGGCAATATAGAATCTGCCAGGGACACACAAGGCCATGGTACTCACACTTCTTCAACTGCAGCGGGAAATATTGTTAAGGGTGCTGGCTTCTATGAAATCGCAAAAGGAAATGCCAGGGGAGCAGTTCCCTCGGCCAGGATCGCCGCTTATAAAGTCTGTTTCGCTATGGGTTGCACATCAGATGCAATTTTGGCAGGATTTGATGATGCAATTTCCGATGGCGTTGACATTCTTTCAGTGTCACTTGGTGGTACTGAACCAGCTAGCTTTGAGACTGACCCTGTTGCCATCGGGTCTTTCCATGCTATGAAGAAAGGCGTACTCACTTCACATTCGGCAGGTAACAGTGGACCTCAATCACAGACAGTGTCCAGTAACGCACCTTGGTTATTAACAGTGGCGGCAAGTAGTACTGATCGACGGGTCATAGACAAAATCGTCTTAGGAAATGGAAAGACGATTCAG GGTCTTGGAGTGAACGGTTTCAAGCTGCCTGGAAATCGATTCCCGCTTCTGCATGGATATAATGTTTCAACCATATGTACTCCTTTGACAGCAAC TGCTTGCGATAAAGGGTGTTTGGACAAAGACTTGGTTAAGGGGAAAATTGTCATATGTGATACACACATAGCATCTGAGCCTTTTACATCGGGAGCTCTAGGAACCATCTTGATTTCGGATCCTGCACACACACGGTTTGATGTGTCTTCAGTTTATCCATTACCAGCTGCTCTAATAAACACTACGAATGGTGACCTTCTCAAGTCTTATTTCAGGTCTACCCG TATATTATTAGTTTTAACGTCTTTTATTAATTTCAACAGAAACCCAATAGCCACCATTTTGCGAACTGAATCAATAAAAGATTTTGAAGCTCCTGTTGTAGCTTCGTTTTCTTCTCGCGGACCAAACCAAATCTCACCAGACATTATCAAG CCGGATATTAGTGCACCTGGAGTTAATATATTGGCTGCGTACTCACCCGTGGCTAGTCCTTCAGACACTGTGGGTGATACTAGGTCAGTGAAGTACAATATTATCTCTGGGACATCGATGGCGTGCCCTCATGCAACGGGAGCAGCAGCTTACGTTAAAACACACCATCCTGATTGGTCTCCTTCGGCTATAAAGTCCGCTCTAATGACCACAGCTTTCGCGATGAACAATACGAAGAATTCTGGTGCAGAATTTGCTTATGGGTCTGGTCAAATTGATCCGGTGAAGGCTCTAAATCCTGGTCTAGTTTATGATGCACATGCAGATGACTACGTCCAATATTTATGTGGTATGGGTTACGACTCGTCCAAAGTGAAGCTCATTACAAACAGTACCTGTCCCGGCGGAAGAACTACACCCGATCAACCTAGGAATCTGAATTATCCTTCATTTGGTGCTCATGTCGAAGAGGGAAAAAAGATCAACTTAAAGTTTACAAGAACTGTGACCAACGTAGACACCACAAGTTCAACGTATAAGGTGAAGATTACATCGGATGACAGAATTACGGTTGCAGTGGAACCTCAAGTTCTTTCTTTCAAGTCATTGAACGAGAACAAGTCGTTTGTGGTAACCGTTGTTGGAGATGCATTCGGTCCAGATGAAATGGCAACTGCATCACTGGTGTGGTCTGATGAGGGTCACATTGTGAGAAGTCCAATTGTTGTATATTCGCAGGCTATTCTCTGA